A portion of the Meriones unguiculatus strain TT.TT164.6M chromosome 14, Bangor_MerUng_6.1, whole genome shotgun sequence genome contains these proteins:
- the LOC110543348 gene encoding olfactory receptor 52B4-like, producing the protein MNTGNHTGISYPIFRLLGIPGLEDQHVWISIPFLISYATALLGNSLLIFIILTRPSLHGPMYLFLCMLAGADIVLSTSTVPQALAIFWLHAGEISLGRCITQLFFIHSTFISESGILLVMAFDRYIAICYPLRYTTVLTNSLIGRIGVIIFLRSYGTIFPIIFLLKRLTFCKNSIFPNTGCKHIVLAHASCDDIWINIWYGFFVLMSTVVLDIVLVFISYVLILRAIFRLPSQDARHKALNTCGSHVCVIILFYGPGIFTTLTQRFGHHIAHHVHVLLGNVCILAPPMLNPIIYGVKTKQIRDQVVQVLLSRQK; encoded by the coding sequence ATGAATACTGGAAACCACACTGGTATTAGCTACCCCATCTTCCGCCTGCTGGGCATCCCAGGCCTGGAGGACCAGCATGTGTGGATCTCcatccccttcctcatttcctatGCCACCGCCCTGCTCGGGAACAGCCTGCTCATCTTCATCATCCTCACAAGGCCTAGTCTCCATGGCCCCATGTACCTCTTCCTCTGCATGCTGGCGGGAGCAGACATCGTCCTGTCCACATCCACAGTTCCCCAGGCCTTGGCCATCTTCTGGCTCCACGCTGGCGAGATCTCGCTGGGTCGCTGCATCACTCAGCTCTTCTTCATCCATTCCACCTTCATCTCTGAGTCAGGGATCTTGCTGGTGATGGCGTTTGACCGTTACATTGCCATTTGCTACCCCCTGAGGTACACCACTGTTCTCACGAACTCCCTGATTGGGAGAATTGGAGTGATCATCTTTCTGAGAAGCTATGGTACAATTTTCCCCATAATATTTCTTCTGAAAAGATTGACTTTCTGCAAAAATAGTATATTCCCCAACACTGGCTGTAAGCACATTGTCTTGGCTCACGCTTCCTGTGATGACATCTGGATAAATATCTGGTATGGTTTCTTTGTCCTAATGTCGACAGTGGTCTTAGATATTGTCCTGGTTTTCATTTCCTACGTGCTGATCCTCCGGGCCATCTTCCGCTTGCCTTCCCAGGATGCTCGCCACAAGGCACTCAACACTTGTGGCTCCCATGTCTGTGTCATCATCCTCTTCTATGGGCCTGGGATCTTCACCACACTTACTCAGAGGTTCGGACACCACATCGCACACCATGTCCATGTTCTCCTGGGCAATGTTTGCATTCTGGCTCCGCCTATGCTGAATCCTATCATTTATGGGGTCAAAACCAAACAGATCCGGGACCAGGTGGTTCAGGTATTACTTTCAAGGCAAAAATAA
- the LOC110543347 gene encoding olfactory receptor 52B4-like, with protein MTPLNHTAVSHTVFRLLGIPGLEDQHVWISIPFLISYATALLGNSLLIFIILTRPSLHGPMYLFLCMLAGADIVLSTSTVPQALAIFWLHAGEISLGRCITQLFFIHSTFISESGILLVMAFDRYIAICYPLRYTTVLTNSLIGRIGVIIFLRSYGTIFPIIFLLKRLTFCKNNIIPHTYCEHIGLAKYACNNIRVNIWYGFSVLMSTVVLDVVLIFVSYVLILRAIFRLPSQDARHKALNTCGSHVCIIVLFYGPGIFTTLTQRFGCHIPPHVHILLANVCILAPPMLNPIVYGIKTKQIQEQVLHVLFTKPK; from the coding sequence ATGACTCCCTTAAACCACACTGCTGTAAGTCACACAGTCTTCCGCCTGCTGGGCATCCCAGGCCTGGAGGACCAGCATGTGTGGATCTCcatccccttcctcatttcctatGCCACCGCCCTGCTCGGGAACAGCCTGCTCATCTTCATCATCCTCACAAGGCCTAGTCTCCATGGCCCCATGTACCTCTTCCTCTGCATGCTGGCGGGAGCAGACATCGTCCTGTCCACATCCACAGTTCCCCAGGCCTTGGCCATCTTCTGGCTCCACGCTGGCGAGATCTCGCTGGGTCGCTGCATCACTCAGCTCTTCTTCATCCATTCCACCTTCATCTCTGAGTCAGGGATCTTGCTGGTGATGGCGTTTGACCGTTACATTGCCATTTGCTACCCCCTGAGGTACACCACTGTTCTCACGAACTCCCTGATTGGGAGAATTGGAGTGATCATCTTTCTGAGAAGCTATGGTACAATTTTCCCCATAATATTTCTTCTGAAAAGATTGACTTTCTGCAAAAATAATATCATTCCACATACCTATTGCGAACACATAGGCTTGGCTAAATATGCCTGTAACAATATCCGGGTAAACATTTGGTATGGATTTTCTGTGCTAATGTCCACAGTGGTCTTAGATGTTgtgttaatttttgtttcctaCGTGCTGATCCTCCGGGCCATCTTCCGCTTGCCTTCCCAGGATGCTCGCCACAAAGCTCTCAACACATGCGGCTCCCACGTTTGCATCATTGTTCTCTTCTACGGGCCTGGCATCTTCACGACGCTCACGCAGAGGTTTGGGTGCCACATTCCGCCTCATGTCCACATCCTGCTGGCTAATGTCTGCATTCTGGCCCCACCTATGCTGAACCCCATCGTGTACGGAATCAAGACCAAACAAATCCAGGAGCAGGTGCTTCATGTCTTGTTTACAAAACCTAAGTGA
- the LOC110544612 gene encoding olfactory receptor 52B4-like has translation MDTVNHTAVSHTVFRLLGIPGLEDQHVWISIPFLLSYATALLGNSLLIFIILTRPSLHGPMYLFLCMLAGADIVLSTSTVPQALAIFWLHAGEISLGRCITQLFFIHSTFISESGILLVMAFDRYIAICYPLRYTTVLTNSLIGRIGVIIFLRSYGTVFPIIFLLKRLTFCRTNILPHTACEHTGLSKYACNDLQVNIWYGFFVLMSTVTLDVVLIFISYMLILHAIFRLTSQDARHKALNTCGSHVCVIILFYGPGIFSTLSHQFGHQISTAVHVLIANVCILAPPMLNPIIYGVKTKQIRDQVAHVLFLKVI, from the coding sequence ATGGATACTGTCAACCACACTGCTGTAAGTCACACAGTCTTCCGCCTGCTGGGCATCCCCGGCCTGGAGGACCAGCATGTGTGGATCTccatccccttcctcctttcctatgCCACCGCCCTGCTCGGGAACAGCCTGCTCATCTTCATCATCCTCACAAGGCCTAGTCTCCATGGCCCCATGTACCTCTTCCTCTGCATGCTGGCGGGAGCAGACATCGTCCTGTCCACATCCACAGTTCCCCAGGCCTTGGCCATCTTCTGGCTCCACGCTGGCGAGATCTCGCTGGGTCGCTGCATCACTCAGCTCTTCTTCATCCATTCCACCTTCATCTCTGAGTCAGGGATCTTGCTGGTGATGGCGTTTGACCGTTACATTGCCATTTGCTACCCCCTGAGGTACACCACTGTTCTCACGAACTCCCTGATTGGGAGAATTGGAGTGATCATCTTTCTGAGAAGCTATGGTACAGTTTTCCCCataatatttcttttgaaaagaCTAACTTTCTGCAGAACCAACATTCTCCCACATACAGCCTGTGAGCATACTGGCTTGTCCAAGTATGCTTGTAATGACCTTCAAGTAAACATCTGGTATGGATTTTTTGTCTTAATGTCAACAGTAACTTTAGATGTTGTGCTAATATTTATTTCCTATATGCTGATCCTCCATGCTATCTTCCGTCTTACATCCCAAGATGCCCGCCACAAAGCTCTTAATACTTGTGGGTCCCATGTTTGTGTTATCATACTCTTTTATGGGCCTGGGATCTTCTCAACCCTCTCTCATCAGTTTGGGCACCAGATCTCAACTGCTGTCCATGTTCTAATTGCTAATGTCTGCATCCTGGCGCCACCAATGTTGAACCCCATCATCTACGGTGTCAAGACCAAGCAAATCCGAGACCAAGTGGCTCATGTCTTGTTTCTGAAAGTAATCTGA